TCTGTTTGgtcttcaaattaaaaaaaaaagaaagaaaaaaaagaaagaaaaaaccccTCTGTCAAGGCTGACTCTGTGCCGCTGTGACACACTCAGGTCACCCTCTAATTGGCTGCGTGCAGCTGTGACAGCCGCTCGTTTGGAACGCAGAGGGCGaccttttgaaaatatttccGGATATGATTGTTGGCTACAAAGAAATGTCATCTATTATTTCGTGTTTCTGCCCACTTAAAGTTGAAGTGTGTCTCGCACACAGTCCAGGCCCCGAAGTCTCGCTAGATGCGAGAGCGGGCATTTAAGCGGCTCACGTCTGCGGCCCTCCTGGACACCAGGGGGCGCcgcagaggagaaaacaacatcaactgAGGccattaaaatcattttaaagatataaaaagTATCTTAGACTCAAAACTTAATTTCGTGTTTATATATTtcaagcaacattatgtagaattTGGCCTTTTGTGAGATTTGGCGCCCCCCGCAGGTTTCGGAGTTTTTTACGaccactgtcgtaaatacaaatcctaCGAACAATGTAGCATCCATATGTTTTTAAGgtaatgttacataatgttgcattCAATTGAAAGTATTGCTCACACACTGTACCCCcaaaatgttgtgttatatAATGTAGATAATAACTTGTTTCGGACGTTCTTGGGAAAACGGGAAAAAGGACCGCTTCAGAAACCTAGAGGCAAACCAACgaaaagggaaggaaggaggaaggaaatattaaaaagcttttattataaTGACCCGATCGCGACTACCTGATGGCTCGACACTTCAGAGACCATCACAATAGTCGGATGGCTAATGGATCATTATTGTGCGTAGGGGGAACTGAGCACATCAAACCTTTGGTCAGCGGAGGGAAACCTAACCATAAGATTGACGGACTGGATGCATTCAAATGTCTCTGTGCAGACTTATAAAAAAACCTCCGACATTTTGAGTCTTGATGAAGAACTAACTGCGGAAACATGTTGACTTTTAAAACACGTCCTTCCTTGTCTGCCTGGATTTGCATCTTGTTTTTGGATGACACGGGTGATTtgagcaaaaaaatgtaataaataaaaaaataacaaataatctCAAGAGCTTCCAGAATGGTTAATTGGTGAGCACAGTCATGGTGTTTTCACATCATGGAGTggctgaaaataacaaataaaaagggTCATCGCTCTTCAAAAACGAGACATTATGTGTTCGTGCCTTGGCtgctttgtgtcttttcacCGTTTTATTTACACAATGCAAACGGATCCTTTTCATGACACTAATGTTTCCCCACAGTGGTATAAAAAGGCTCCAAATCACTTGACAGTAGTGACAAATCCACTTCAGTACAACTGCAGGatctgtgaaaaatgtcagtttaaGAATACATCAGGagataaatgatttaaaatctcagcgggagaaaaaaaagccctgtcCACACTTTGAGCTTTCGGGCGGACATGTCTGCTGTCGTGGGGTTTTTACAGGTCTCTGTGAAAAGGTCAACCGGACGGCTGGAGCTGAATCAGAGCACCGTGGGAGTGGATCACATCAGTCCAGCTGTCACGTCGTCACACGGGCTTCTTGTATGTCTGAGAATTGATTTTCTTGGTCTATAAAGACTGCGACCTCTGGATTGGTACCGTCCCCAGTAATAAAACCAAGAGAAGCAACACTGAGCTTTTATTCTTCAGATATCTGGAAGAAACTCCCTGAGAACTTGGGAAGTTTCTATTTAGCTTTGAATAAATTCAGTAAAAAGTATTCATGACAGTTATGGTTTGAAGCTTATTCCATTTTAGCTCTTCTAATCTAATACAAGAGGCTTGTATAGGTGGCCGAGAGGGACGGGGagggtctcatttttcacagatGGCCAATAAAGAAGTGATTAACACATGCAGATTACTGATAGTTACACTGAGGCCCCTCCATTTTAATGAAGCACAGGAGGCTGAGATGCAACAAGAAATACCAAGGGAGGACTGGAAGGTCAACCCTGACAGCCGAACACATGGAGGGAATTCAAATGGAAAGTTATTGTCGGAGATTTTCAAACGCCACAGGTGACGGCAGATGAGCCCAACACGTGTTAACACTTCCACGTCTTCATGCTCCACGCTGACATCCCTCAAGACTGCAGCAATAACCGCCCAAACACCGTCTGTGGACACAAAAGATCTGAGAAAGTATGAGATGGAACAGATAAGCTTCTGTCTGAGGTTACAATCAGACAACTGTGATAAGAGGCCGGGGTCTTAAAATGAGCAAATTAATGCAGTGATAACCTCGACTCACCTCACCGCCCGACACACATTAGATAGATACCGTATCAACCATCCTAGGAagctttttaaagaagaaaataaatcacagagccGTCGCctgaaacagaatcagaaacCAACCTGGTGGATGACAAGAATCACACAAACCTACCTCCTTAATTAACCTGAGAAcgtttcctctctttcctctgtggctttttttttttttttttcttcaagaagTAGTTACTGAGTGCTAAATTCTAAAAAGCTAAACTCGGAGCTTTGACTCTGCTGTGCGCTTCAAAATATGAGAACACCCCGTGCCAGCGCGGTCCATCAATTTCCCGGTTCAGTACTTCACATCTTACTAAGTGAGCACTTACAGGTGTAGGTGATGAGCCGTGAATGGACGCCGACAGTCAAAAAGCTGTTCCATTCAACATCTGTAAAGCTGAAGCTGAAATAACTTCATCATTACTTAATATTCGCTGACTATCAAGCAGAGCGTTCATCATGAAATGTTTGCTGTCGACCTGGTTGTTGCAGTGTGTCGTCCACCGTTGGCACTAGTCGGCCCCTTGTTGGCGGCTTTTTGATCGATGGAGTGTGTAGAACAGGCAGTAGAGCCGATctgtgagagaaatcactctaCCTGGTTGTTCAGCTGAAGGAAAAGCCCTTTGAGCCTGCTGCTGTAGAATCCATTCCACCCTTTTAGCGTGGTTTGTCCTTTTCGCCACCATCTCTTCTCCAGTGACTTCTAACCGACATAAAGCGTCGCTTTGTCATAGCATAAGTTTGCATAGCCGCAGTCCCGAGTCTCCCATTTCCCCTCtttgaatgacaaataaaggTTAGTCTTGgacaaggacacaaacacacacacacaactgaatgtattttctgaaaaataatttatttccagagtaaaataaatgatatgttGCCATACAAAAAGTGTAAGAAAAGGGGCGATGCCAAAACTTTAACTGCTGAGATCAGTAGAGCAACAGGTCGCACTGGGCTGAAGAACCGCTCAAATGTCCAGGAATAAATTCAGTGtgctctttgctttgtttgacctcgcacacacatacacacacacacacacagcctcctgaAGCATATCTGTAACTTTTCGCCCAAATAATACAGGTTTGAAGGtactgattatattttttttccccccacaacaATGCAACATTTCATCACTATGAATAGTCCCAAATCTTCTGTGGCATCTTAAACCTCTCTGACAATTAATTagattatatttaatttatactTGTCCTCTCAAATACAATCTAATAAACATTCTGGGCCTAATGaaacaaatatattaatacTCCTCATCTCTTTTACTTGAATTTCCAAACACAAAGGAATAgctctcttgttttttcttcttttttttccactagcCGCAAAcgtcagaagaaaaaaatatatataattaacaTTCTCATTGAATAAATCCCTTATTAAGACATATTAGGCTGAATAAACTCTGCAGatgtacaaacaaacatggaaatgaaaaacttctataatgaaaaacaaacctgcagCCCGACACAGAACTAGTAATAAACACGGACCTATGTGACGTGAATTGCACCTACGAGACAAGACTTCACAGTCTAGTCTACAGTATCAAAACCAGGGCCTGTGATCCAGCAAGAGAACGAGAAACTGAACAGTGCATGGTGACGTGAAAACACtagcttgttttaaaaaggtattAGACTTGATTTGTGACAAGTTAAAACATCTAATAGGCCACTATAACAACCCAGTGAGGGCGTTTTCTGTTCTCGTTTCATAAGAAAACCTTCCTGCATTAAAAATCAGATGCATTAAAACTGATCAACTATTAGTTTGTAAACACTTggcaactttaaaaaaaaaaaaaaaaagaataactgaAGAGCCACCCAAGCTTGTCTCGTAAAAATCTCATTTTTGAGAGCGAGTGACAGACAGAACACACGGTGCGCTGACTGCATTCTTCAGACAGATCAGTGGGATCATGGCAGACCCCTAAAAACAATATGGCAACTCTAGTTGTAGTAGCATCGTGTCCACCGACTAATAATCAACTAGGACTGAGCCCGACAGTACTGTAGTCGTCGTCTACCACCAAGTCAACACAGGAATTCACTGGACAAACACCTCGCTGATACGTAAACGACTAAAAAATGGACCCTTTTCGAAAGTTTACCGAGGGACGTGGCGCGCAGTGGAGACGCCACGTGTCCTGAGACCTGACCGGGCCATTAAATAGATTGCCTTTTTAtcaaaaatttaatttaatcctTTTCAAGAAAAGAggaataaaatcataaaaaaagtcCTTTAGGGAGAATGTGAACGTCCACATTGTCCTTTCTTTCTTGCATAAGCTATAAAACTGACTCCATATTTTCACAAAACTCGTGGTCCTCTAGGTTATATATAAACTTTGTCCTGTCGACTAGTTTGGGGCCGTCTGTTAGAGAGGGGTAGAACTCGGCTGGCGTCATGTAGCCCTCGTGACCTTTGATGTACTTCTTGTAGTTCCTGCGTAGGCAGTACCACGTGGTGCTGTAGAGAAGGAAGGCGACGCCCTTGAGGATGATGGCGAGGCTCACGTACAGATGCCTGTATTTGATGTTGTCGTACAGCAGGCAAGCACCCTTATCGCCGCAGTCGTCACTCCAGAAAAGGCAAGTAGAGTCGATCCCAGCACCGAAGATCAGAGGAGGGGGGATGAATcctgtgagacagaaacacagactgagCACACAAACTCATTCTGATCCTGCTAAAATCACTTTGAACATAAGAAATACTACTTTATATGCATAATAacagttcatttgtttttctatcagTACACTGTGACCTCAGATGAGTTGAAACTTCATATCTATGCTTTTTTGTTATGCCTGGTTAGATTTGagtttccttctctctgctctctcttacAGAAGAGACACTGATGAGACACATTGACTTCAGAACAGCAATTTTCAGATCATTCTGATCATTCTTAAAGAACAGTGTGACATTAGACATTTTTTGCAGAGAGTCAGGCGGTAAGATCAGTATCACTCTCATTCATATAAAGTAAATATGTAGGAACACTCAGCGGCTTCGCATACAGCCTGGAAATGGGGAAAAACTGGTGTtgctgtgtgaatgtaaatCAATCTTCGTATCCATCTCTGAGCAAGACAGTGGATCATCTTATTTCTCTAAATCTCGAGTGATTTCTCTGACAAGATGAGAAATATTGTGTCTCAGTTGTGTGCCTCCATGCACCAGTCAAGTTGCCgctccagagctgcagcctTCAATAATGACCAGAGCATTTTTTGCGGATATTGTGACGTCGCAGTGCatttaacctttgacctttgggatatcaaatatcaaacttCCTCATTTTATCCTGTCTGTCTATCTACACCTCCAATCAACTTCAGATGATGGAGTTTCATTCTCAGTTTGTCAAACACTGAAGCTTTGGGCACTGTGTTTCATCTTCAGCTCGTTAACAAGGATAATATTTGACCAGAATTTCTCCTGTTTGTCCAGGACAAATCATCCAGGACTGGCACCAAATGGAAACTCTGACCTACGTGCGTCTTAAAAATCCGATTTAGAGACATTCTTAATCCTGCTATTTTTCCCACTCCTGAGTGTTTATCAGCTTTTCCAACAGTAaagctctgtggttgttttctaTTTggaagtaaataaaacatgcaagCGTCTCAGGTCGACTGAGTCACATATTTGCATGCGCGATGAGATTATCAAACGAGACGGACCCAGACTTCTAAAAATGAACGTGTCATCTGATAAAAAGCTCTTACCGAGAAGTCGTAGCAACAGGAACAGCACTCCGAGTGCGTATGACTTCAGTTCAGGGCTCACAGTCCTTCAAGAGAAGAGAATCAATTATAttaagcacacacagacacacacacaaacacacacaaacacactcacactctcatcCGGTAATATCCACAGGCATACCTGATTAGGATGATAACAGAGGGAGTCTGGGCCATGGCTCCGACCAGGCTGCAAGCACAGATCACACACAGGAAGATGAGGAAAGCCTCTTGGCAGCCTGGTGTCGGACATTTCCCCGGAACCGCTGTGGCGAATTCACTCTCAGCGGATATACAGCCACATCCAGTCAGGttctgtgaggagaaaaaaaagggaggattCAAGAACCATTTGAGCAAACGAGTAAAACCAATTACAGCAAACACGTTAtatgttattttcctttttccacatGTGAAGGGAGGCCTGATGGACTTGTACTTTGAGAAATAGAACAAACTGCTATAACTGCAGTGAGATGACAGTAAAAGTGATATTTttgagctgctgagctgagaTAAATTCTCCCGGCATGTGATTTGAATATAGAACACACTAATCTGCAGTCGGCATCTGATCTTCGAAACAAGCCGCGGTTAAACTTGATTGCCCGGCGTGCGATAGCTGACGACAGAACTATGAAATACTGGGACGCTCTCACTTTGAACTCTCATATCAAAGAATGTAAAGCATTTCTAATAagttcaaggaaaaaaaaaagtttgcatcATCTGCAATTCACTGGGCAGTCTGCGATCACAATGCCCCCATTTTCTTTACTGCCACTATAAACAACTTGGGTTAAAGACCTGAGAGATGCTCGACGTGGTCTGAGCGCCTTGCGTCCGGGTGCAGCCAGCGAAGCAGGCGGACAGGTAGGTGACGCCGTTAGAGCCGCACACGgggctgatggaggaggtgaggcaGTTGCAGTGGCTGATGCACTGAGCTTCGGGTTTCTCGCCCACTCGCAGGgtcctgaaaacacagagagacagagagctgagcATCCTTACCCACTGTAAGTACCGACTACACCTGAGcgagacacacacaaaatcaaaggAGCCCTCTCAGCCCTTAATTGGTGATACTACAGGCGCTCTGGTCTAATTTTAGAATCTCCATGGAAACTTCCCTAAACCTGCTCTGGAGCGAGCTGGGTTCAGAGCAACGACTCAAAGAGGAGTCAGCACCTCTACAGGacctccaaacaaacaaacaaatattcaaGACTAAAATGCATCTGTTGTACAAAGTTTCCACACCAGTCGAGTCAAGTCGAGACACCTCGGACACACGTTGAACTAAACTGCAGGAGAAAATATCGCTCCAGGATGAAAATGCACATTGTTCGACTGGATCCAGGGAAACATCCGACTAACAATATGGTCTCGAGGCGATATGCTGTCGTATCCCAACGGGGCGGGCACACTGGCCCTGACATGTCCGTGGTACACATCACATGGGTTCGCTTGTAAACGACAGTAACTTGTATTGTGTACATGAGTGagctttttaaaatactgaCTGTGAGAAGGATCCAGCCTTAATTCACtttctcttcccccctcctcctccatctgtggCCTCTGGTGTTTATATATTCGATAGTGTTGTGTTGAGTATATCTGTGATTAGGgctgcaacatttttaattattaatcagtcTTGTCTAATCTTCTAATCTCTTTTCTTAATTAACGGATTAAGCATTTGATCTATAAAACTGAATAATGCGCATCACAGGttccaaaatgttgtttttttttcattcagcaaACAGTCCAAATCCTAAAAAGATCACAGAGGAACCAGAGACCAAAAAAGAAACCTTCCATTTAGGAAGCTGTAGCTGTTCCCCTTTAAATGGTTTTCATTTCAAGTGTCTATCTGCTCCAGAGGCTGAGAAATACAAGGTTTTAGTCAGCGTTGACAatcctgtcatgtttttcagaaAACCCTCAGGTGTTTTCAAACAATGGCTTCAGTTTTATCAGACATTTTTAATGGGTGCCCTCGTTCTAGGTCAGATATTCACTATCTGAGTCCTAATTGTGTCATatctaaagttttttttccatttcgaGTCAATGTTTTGTGAGCTTTTGTTTGCAGgaacatttcatacatttgaaAAGCTTGGCTCAGACATATTCACAGTTCTCAAAAGCTTTTTGGTATCAGTGTCAAAACTAAGGCATTACATTGCCCATATACTGTCATTCATCAAGCTTTATCAAACAATAAATTAATGCATGCCTCAATCTTTAAGTACAACAGTCATTACAGGTGGTCAGTAGATAAAgttgacagattaatcaatacaAGTGTGACGGAAAAGTCTTGCTGAAACACAATCACAGGGCCGGTTTCAGTCAGCTGTATTCGAATTCAGTCTGTGCAGCCCTGAGCAACACGAGGTCACAATCTGAATAGAGAATTCTTTTTATGGACTCCACAAAAACGACACAAAGTAGtttgaataaaaagtaaagcCCACTGTGCACCAATGAGAGGCAGTGATAAGAATTTTCATTTACACATGAAGCCCTCAGTGGTTCACCTCCAATAAAGTCCTCGGCCTTGGCAGCAGCTTTTCACAgctcatatttatttattagtaaTAGAAGTACTGGGACCTTGTGATTGGATAGAAATGTTAAAACTCTCTCACATCGAGGGGCATACAGTAATATATTTATGCATTAACcttttgtcattgtttatgGTATACAATGTACTGTATTATATATAGATAAGGTATTTCAATCTCATCTTCAACACAATACTCAGTTCCTGCTTTGCTGAAGTTGAGTGTGACTCTTCGCTAAACTGAAAAAATTTCAGTGATGTCGAGCGTGTCATATGATGAGTTTATCCAGGAAGTTAAACCAGATAATTTGCATACAGCATGACCATGTCGCACGTAAACTCATTTTCGctatttacatatatattcaaatatcaGAATACATAGTTTTTAATCTCATGTTTTGActtgtaaacaaaaaatgtctaCTTATGAGTGCTTGTCACCTGTAAACACTGTATGTCTACAGACCAGTCACCAGTTTGAGGAGGATTTTCTTTCCTTGTTCAATATTTTAGAGCTCAAAGTAAGTCAAACATATCcacttaattaaaaaacaaaacaaaatactgacATTTGTGATGTGATTAAGTCCAAGTAATATGATTTCTGCATACAAACGGCGGCCATATTTTCAGGATCTATCTTACCTGTTGCCATAACTGACAGTCACTCCTGCCACCGGGCCCGTGTCACAGCCCAGGAACAGGAAGGAGACGTAGCAGGCGGTGGAGATCAGGTTGACCAGCATGGCCATGCGGATGGCTCCCAGTGCCGACAGGTTCAGCTTCTTCACCAGCAGACCGCCCATGAAGATCCCCAGACACGCACATGGAATGGCGGTCATACCTTGAAGAGAAATGTGTACAAGTGATGTTTATTATACCGGTATACAAATGTGCAACCGTGCATGTGTACGCATGTGCAAGGCTTGCTGTGGAGACAGACCTAGCAGCTGGTTAGCAGAGGTGGTGGTGAGGTTGAACTGCTGCTCAAGGTATTTCCCCAGAAAGGCTGCGAAGCCAGCCACGACTGCGATCTCCATGCAGGCTGCCAGGATGATGCAGGTGAACACGGGGTTCGACAGGAGGTGCTTGGTCACTTTGGGGATCACTGGACATAAAGAAATGAGAGAGGACAACCGTTAATATCAGCATGTTGGTTAGCAGGACAGACAAGATTCTCTTGTCACCTTTATGTCTTTTTTAGCACTCAATCAATTTGTTTAATTGACTGGTATCAATAGTTTACAATGGAAAAAAAGTACTTAGGTTCACGAAGAAGCAACTGCACATTTTTAATCCCTTCACCaggtaaaacatgaaaatgctgCTCACAGGTTTAAAGCACCAGTAATAATAATCCTGCAATAATATGACAGACAGTGGTGGCAAGGGCACTACAATTCTGTGCTCAAATACAAGTACAGTTACAATCCTGAAATATTTCTCAACTGTAAGTCAAGCTACTGCGATCAAAAAATACTTTAGTAATTGTACAAAGTATTCTTCTCAAACACCACTCACGGTATTAGTTACTTTTTAACAGTTGATGTTTAATACATTATCAGTCGCAGTCATTCAATCAAAAGGGTTTCTATATCATTGTTCAATTCAAAGTGGGACTAAAATTACAgacttgaaaaaaatacaagattaAACTAAAAGTACCccaaataagtaaataataGCTGTAATTTCTTACTTCAACACCAATACATATAATAATACAGCTCTGGCTGGGGACAATCTGCATTATGAGTGCTTATAATGTTTATacttaaaagtacattttactAATAGTACCTTTACAAATTAACAGTTACATCTACATTACCACTTTGTAGTATTCTTTTACTTAAAACCAcacattacttgagtaaatggaCTTATAGATGCTTTACTTTAAATACTTTGCATCACTATTACTAAATTAAAGGAGCTGAATACTTCTCTTACACTGAGCAGGGTTTAACGGTTTGATGGTTTATATCAAACCAAGTTTACAATCTAAATCATctagaaatatatatacatataaaataaattcatCACTATATGCCATGTATGTAtttgctttaaatgtttaaacataaacagaacATGTGTAATGCAGCCCTCCACACACTCACCCCTGAGCTGCTGACAGCAGGTGGCGCCGTTGGCAGCCTCGTGGTTGCGTACGACCCCATTACTCGACTTAGGAGTCTCATAATCTgaactgagagagggaggaagcatAACCTGCTCGCtgtccaccccctcctctctctccttggTCGGCAGCGACTGAGGGAAGCCGAACATGAAGAGAGCCGAGCAGAAGAGTAAGGCACCGCACAGGAGGAAGCCGGCCCACCAGGCGCCGATCCACCGCGGGTCGTCTGGAGTGATGGGCAGCTTACCTGTGGAGAGGCAGGGCAGAAGTCAATACTCAGAGCACGAGGggaacacatttaaaagaacagaggagaggtATTGAACTCACTGGCGTCGATGAAGATGGCGTCCACGTAGAACTTAGTGCAGAGGGAGCCGAGGATGAAGCCGCAGGCAGGCCCGAACACCAGAGTGGAGAAGAGGATTCCTGCACAGGAACAAATATCAAAGTTTCAAGTTTGGTTTTGATTTATTCGCCTGACACTTTCAGAAAAAGACAAGCCAAAAAATGTATTGGTCAGAATAGGCATGAATGCTGTACAGCAGgtcacagacaaaaaaaatccagagatgCTCTGAATAATTCTGTTAATGCTTCCTGGATGACGCCATAAAACCTGTCTGGTAGACAAAAGACGCACAAGATGATCTTCTGTACCAAGTGCAAACAATGTCCCCCATGATTTCAATAACAGGCATCAACCTCTGACCATGACGTGGTGGTCTGATGACGTGTCCGCTTTTGTTTATCATGTGCAGTATGCTACAAAGTCAGcaaactgatgaatgaaaatgaatgcaaagcAATAAAGGTATGTGAAACTGTGGATGAACTCCACAgcctcaaagaaaaaaaatattactattattttcagacagacagttttatttgctaaacagagaaaaaaacaaagttgagtcagagagagagagagaaaaaaacaaacaaacgccTATATAGCTCACGATGATCTAGTAGTGTCTCCATACATAGTCTTACAGACAATCTTACATATTATATACAGGTCTTCAACAGTATCCAGCCTGTGTTtcatatattgttttattatcacaGGGCTCCAGGGTGCTAAAGTGCTACAAAACACTTTAACTGGCTGCACCAGAGCACCGACACCAGCTGGGTACATAGAGAGTTAGTTCATGTTTGAAGTCATTTACACAATGACTGAGTTAagatgaaatgatgattaacattaaaatgttatgaaatcccccccaaaaatatgtaaatgaataCTTTAGTTGACAAAGTGGAGATAAATCTAAAAACAATCCTCCAGATGTAATTCTGTGTCCAACAAACAATCCTAAAAGctgcaaatcttcacatttgagaagtCATTTCTGCTcctttactctgtgtgtgtgtgtgcgtgtgtgtgtgtgtgtgtgtcctttccCGGGCAGTGCAGCACAAAGCACGAGagcaaacatggaaaacatttCGGTTGTCATGAACGATCAAATCAGTCGGCTAAAACCACAAGGCGAGTGCAGCAGTCAGTGCGCTCGTTACCATCACATGGGCTTCTCATCCTCGCAGAGCAACGCGCCGAAcaaacagatacaaacacacacacactgtcaggacGACACCTGACTACAGACACCAGCTCTCTCGTCCCCCAGTCTGCTCTAGTGGGCAGCTGGAGATAAAATGTGGAGCCTGCTCCAAAAATCCTCATTAGAGCGCTGTCAGCGGGGCGAGGGTCTGGCACTGTGACTCAGACTGCAGGCGGATAATGAAGACTCAAAGCCCAATTTGGGAGACAAATTTCTCCCTGACTGTAAGTCCTGTGATCTGTGGTATTATTAGACTGCAGCATGTTGGGAGACGCAGCCACAAACCAGATCTGAGTTCGACCACCGCTGCTCACAAGTAAACGGCCATGCTAGCTTCAAATTACATTCAAAAGTAAGATAAAAATCATCTCTGCCATTCCCGTTCCTCCTCCGGCCCCTGCGGCAACAGAAACATCCCCTTTATTGGCTGCAGGTTGGCCCGCACATCGCTGCTATCAGCACGCCGTCTCCAGTAAGATGCTGTTTGGATGCCAGGAGCAGCCACTTAATGAACAAGCGTGGAAACTGTGACTAAGCTTTGTGCATCTCTGCTAGTGTTTAGAGTGAATGTGAAAGTCTGCTTCCTGCCTTGACCACCCACATAGGAAGGGAGTCAACACACTGACATTACTGTAGCCTCCTTCTCATGAATAGTTTATTCTTCGGATTAAAAGGAAATGGTTCACAGATTCTTTAGGCGTGGCCCGCTATCTATACTGAGACATGAACTGACTCATTTAGGCGAAGGCGAGGGGTGAAACGAAAGAAAAAGGGATTCATACATCCTAGGGTGggaacatgctgctgttttttttcccacaagcaTCAACTGAAACATCTTTGCGGTTGACAATCTGACCACGGAAATGAGGCGACTGTGTTCATGAGGCGCTAGAGCTTGGCAGGCCGTCGCTTGTCCTACTGCTAAACTCAGAGTTTTGGTAGTAATAAAAGAAGGCAGAGGACAGGCGAAGTCATTTTCCTGTCTGAATT
This sequence is a window from Acanthopagrus latus isolate v.2019 chromosome 8, fAcaLat1.1, whole genome shotgun sequence. Protein-coding genes within it:
- the slco3a1 gene encoding solute carrier organic anion transporter family member 3A1, giving the protein MQVKKHRDSDRSGGNMLEGDGLRKNSSCFSNIKIFLISECALMLAQGTVGAYLVSVLTTLERRFNLQSADVGVIASSFEIGNLALILFVSYFGAKAHRPRLIGCGGIVMALGALLSALPEFLTKQYEIGDTWRTDLGRDACSNTTTNEAEDNVCANKANTNMMYLLLIGAQVLLGIGATPVQPLGVSYIDDHVKKKDSSLYIGILFSTLVFGPACGFILGSLCTKFYVDAIFIDASKLPITPDDPRWIGAWWAGFLLCGALLFCSALFMFGFPQSLPTKEREEGVDSEQVMLPPSLSSDYETPKSSNGVVRNHEAANGATCCQQLRVIPKVTKHLLSNPVFTCIILAACMEIAVVAGFAAFLGKYLEQQFNLTTTSANQLLGMTAIPCACLGIFMGGLLVKKLNLSALGAIRMAMLVNLISTACYVSFLFLGCDTGPVAGVTVSYGNRTLRVGEKPEAQCISHCNCLTSSISPVCGSNGVTYLSACFAGCTRTQGAQTTSSISQNLTGCGCISAESEFATAVPGKCPTPGCQEAFLIFLCVICACSLVGAMAQTPSVIILIRTVSPELKSYALGVLFLLLRLLGFIPPPLIFGAGIDSTCLFWSDDCGDKGACLLYDNIKYRHLYVSLAIILKGVAFLLYSTTWYCLRRNYKKYIKGHEGYMTPAEFYPSLTDGPKLVDRTKFIYNLEDHEFCENMESVL